The following coding sequences are from one Salvelinus namaycush isolate Seneca chromosome 23, SaNama_1.0, whole genome shotgun sequence window:
- the LOC120018510 gene encoding toll/interleukin-1 receptor domain-containing adapter protein-like — protein sequence MEPAKMDGAIQGNHGNTNSGQSFGKVRLAPPVPLLEGVQPTGDDGARHSLKQEAEAGWFRRLLVKKESPQSSSSPHVLVRTPSPSLDGASSLVLTSTPNPPAPFLSSMIRWSQTYDLCVCHSPVDIEEAIRLATYLEKPAYGLRCFLRQRDANVGGAISTELCQAVQSSHCWALLITPNFLLDDWCQYMMHQALSEGPMSNRIIPLVLNLSYSQYPKELRFYYYKDLSKNPERGYTQVYKTVLKYLEDMDEKDAAKVDCNMHSTSNRLEGASCFPRTKLSSNYQNSEPLLSLQEIERTEAADS from the exons ATGGAACCAGCCAAGATGGATGGGGCCATTCAAGGTAACCATGGCAACACCAACAGCGGTCAGAGTTTTGGAAAGGTCCGGCTGGCACCACCTGTCCCACTGCTAGAAGGTGTTCAGCCCACAGGAGATGATGGAGCCAGACACAGCCTGAAACAAGAGGCAGAAGCAG GTTGGTTCCGTCGACTCTTAGTGAAAAAAGAGTCTCCACAGAGCAGCTCCTCTCCACATGTACTGGTCAGGACCCCATCCCCTTCTCTCGATGGTGCCTCATCATTGGTTCTCACCTCCACTCCTAACCCACCAGCACCGTTTCTGAGCTCCATGATTCGTTGGAGCCAGACCTACGACTTGTGTGTGTGCCATAGCCCTGTGGACATCGAAGAAgccatccgtctggccacttACCTGGAGAAACCAGCATATGGCCTGCGCTGTTTCCTGCGGCAACGTGACGCCAACGTGGGGGGTGCCATCTCCACCGAGCTATGCCAGGCTGTGCAGAGCAGCCATTGCTGGGCCCTTCTGATCACCCCCAACTTCCTGCTGGATGACTGGTGCCAGTACATGATGCACCAGGCGCTGTCTGAGGGGCCCATGTCCAACCGGATCATTCCCCTGGTCCTCAACCTGTCTTATTCTCAGTACCCAAAGGAGCTACGCTTTTACTACTACAAAGACCTGAGCAAGAACCCAGAGCGAGGCTACACACAGGTGTACAAGACAGTGCTGAAGT ACTTGGAGGACATGGATGAAAAAGATGCTGCTAAAGTTGATTGCAACATGCACAGTACTAGCAATAGATTGGAAGGGGCATCCTGTTTTCCAAGGACAAAACTGTCATCAAACTATCAGAATTCTGAGCCTCTGCTTTCACTTCAGGAGATTGAGAGGACAGAGGCTGCAGATTCATAG